Below is a window of Solanum stenotomum isolate F172 chromosome 7, ASM1918654v1, whole genome shotgun sequence DNA.
CATATTTGATCGGTCgaccaacatatatatatatataaatatatataatataaaaattagatGTATATTTTAAGTATGTTATACTATGCATTTATCGACTATTATTTTGTTTGACAGCAATacaatacataaaatatcttttttttttgtaattgatAAAATTTCGAGGGCTAGTGGTGCATAGTTCAAAAGTTGATGGATAATGTGCCTATACCTTTACCTTTGAAGAAATTTTTACCAATGGTTCCTTTTTAGGACATTTGTTAAGTAAATCATGAccatcattttattttacttgcaACTTATAGACCTCTTAGACTAcgatctaattttttttcaaaaacaaattgaaaaactaatttttttttttgtatgttattATAAATGTTAGATAACAGTCTATTGTTTTatctataaaatttaaaagtatatgAGAATAACATTAGATCCGAGTCGAATATTGtctaaaagaataattttttaagagtaatatttgctcaatttttaaaaacagGAATAAAGTCTAAGTGGGACAATATACACTTAAAGTACTAAGCTTTTACGTATAACAAGTTTGAACCCATGATGTGCAACGTAACTCTCACATCACGTGCTAAACTCTTACCACTGGACAAAAGCCCTTGGActtataacttatttttattttccttattttataccatatgttgtataatttgaatttatgtaatATGTTAATAATATGGTAACATCATTTTACTTCACTTGTGTGCAGTTTTTGTGAATGGAAAGTTTTGCAAAGACCCAAACCTTGCAAAAGTAGATGATTTTTTTACTTCAGGACTTAATGAAAGTGGAAAAGTAGTGAGGCAAATGTATGGTTATTCTGTGCATATTGTTGATGTAAACAATATGCCAGGACTCAACACTTTAGGCATTTCTATAATTCGTGCTGATTTCGAACCAAAGGGTCTTATCCCACTTCACACGCACTCTCGAGCTACTGAGCTTATAACTATCTTGGAGGGCACACTTTATGCGGGATTTCTTCTACCTTAtgaaaataacttctttaagaGTCGTCTTTTCTCTAAAATCTTGAATCCTGGTGATGTGTTTGTGATTCCACAAGGGCTTATTCACTTTCAGTATAATGTTGGACGTACAAATGCTACTATACTCGCTACTTACAACAGTCAAAATCCTGGATTCACCATGATTCCTAATATAATATTTGCTTCTGATCCACCTATTATCGACGATGCTCTTGCCAAAGGTTTCCAGCTTGATAAGAAAGTGATTAAACAACTTCGAAAGAAATTTGCCTAGGTTATGTTACTagaattatataattatgtactAAATAAATTCTCCTAGGTTATATGTCACTATACAAATGTTGTATGTTGAATAAATTCACCTAGGATGATCACTTGTTTGTTGTATGTTTCAAATTGTTTATGTTCCATCATGTAATTTaggttttttttataataaagatTCTTGCAAATGtgataaaaataagtaattatatCCTGTGATGTGATATTTAGTAGCTTCACTTATTTAAATCAAATGTTAAAATATGTgatcgaactttgagaaaacaCTTATTTATCATGTCatttgttaaaagtttggctcatctatgtcatttcagtttgagaaaaggttcatccatgtcattatttgt
It encodes the following:
- the LOC125871494 gene encoding germin-like protein subfamily 1 member 19, whose protein sequence is MIITILAIATLFSSQLAYAYDVNPLQDICVAVQDFNTSVFVNGKFCKDPNLAKVDDFFTSGLNESGKVVRQMYGYSVHIVDVNNMPGLNTLGISIIRADFEPKGLIPLHTHSRATELITILEGTLYAGFLLPYENNFFKSRLFSKILNPGDVFVIPQGLIHFQYNVGRTNATILATYNSQNPGFTMIPNIIFASDPPIIDDALAKGFQLDKKVIKQLRKKFA